CAAAGAAAAATGCCAACGTCTACAAGACGTTTGGAAAGCCAAGAAAGACCAGCTCGCTAAGGCAGGCGCGACTGGTGGTAGAGCCGTCCTGTATTTGCGTCGCCTAATGTCTTGCGGGGAAGACTTTGCATACATCGCTCGCAACATGATTCCCAGTCCACCAGTCACAACTGAACCTGTGCCAGCCAGTGACGCTCCGGTACAAAGATCGCATGCTTCTGGTGAGCGGCCGGATGCTCGTAAGCCGAGCAGCGGGTCAGATCTGATCGATCATCTCAACCTCTTGGAGTTTGGCAAGACGTGTGCGTTTAGGAAGTTCAGGCATGTCAGCAATGGTATGACCGTGCGTTTTTACGACGGTAGCGCGGACGTAAGCCGCGGCAGTACATACGAGGTCTACGCCGGCGGCATGTTGGTTGGCCTTTATCGCGGCGTCTATCGAGGCAATCTTGTGGAGGTGAAAGAATAACGAAAATGGTTAAGTTTCCCGTGGAAAACCCAGCTTGCATAAGTCCTTGGCCGATGTCCATCTGAGGAATGGTCATGAAAATTTTCACGTGCCTACATACCCTCCGCGTACATCGCGGGTTGAAAGATCGCTTGTTTCGAATCTAAACAGCGGCACAACGATTTGCTTCTGTCCTAGCTGCCTATTGCGTTGGCTTAGACGTACACTCTCCGCTGTAAGCGCATAGGTCCTCGTCTTCGCGAACTAATCCGATCGAACAGATTTATGTTTAGATTCTAAACACCAGCGCGACTATGCGATGGCGAGAACGAAACGCCTGGGCGTTAGCGAGGCCAGGGGGGCATAAGCCGAAACGTTGTTTAGATTCGAAACAAGCATCTCGGCCAGGTAGTGGAAAAGTTGTTGAGGTCTCGCGCGACAACTTTCACCGCGAGCCCTAGTGCCACGCCGGTTCCGGTGCAGGTGTTTAGAATCTAAACACGATGCGCCAAGCACAGCAGCGTTTAGAATCTAAACAAGGCATAGATTAGTCAGGCAGGATGTTTGCGAGGGTCAACTTGGTTTAAAGCCATGTCCTCGAATCCGCTAGGCCCTAGAGGTTAGTGAGGTCACTGTTTAGATTCTAAACAACGGGCAAGATCGAACGCCGAGAAAGGTGATAACGTCCCCGTAGCAGCTCACCTTTCGAAAAAGCCGGACCCAGGCACTTATCGCTACATGAAAAAAAAGACGACCAGAAGGTCGTCTTTTACGAGGCAGATAAGCGTTATTTTCCCCCGGCCAGGCCGCGTAGGTTCGTCATTAGTTCCGACTGTCCCTGCGCCTCCGATGCCACAGAGCCACTATTGCCCGATGCTGCACTCGCGTTTGGGACAAGCTCGCTGGTCTGCACAACCGTCCCTGCTGCTGCTTCGGGACTGGCGCGAGAAACCGCACCACCGGGCTGGACTGGCGCCACAGGTTCTGGACTGCCTACATCCACCTGGCCAAGTTCAGTTCGCATATCCCAAACCCGCCCGCCGAAACGGAGTACCGTGCCATCCAGCGTAAAGCCCGCCAACTCGGCAGCGAATCCGAGCTCGACAAGGCGACGCAGCTCCGCACTCTTGTCTAGGTTCGGTAGCTCAAGCCTCTGGATCACACGTGCCCCGACGGGCGTCGCGCGCAGAGTTACTTTTACGTTGCTTGAAGTCGGGGGCGTTGCCATTCAAAAGCTCCTTACGGGTTTAGTGCGACCGTGCTGGAGCGCGATGCCTTGGAGACGTCCTCTTTCGGCATGGCCCGCTCAGCTTGGGAAACGACGAACATACCATACTTCCACATACCTCTTGCATTGGCGAACTCCGGATCTTTCGCAATGATCCTTCGTCCCTTGTAAACGCTCGCAAATGCGTCCTCGCCAAGAGCGGACACAATCAGAGCTGCGCCACCGCCAACGAACAGTATCGCGCCCAGGTCGGAGCCATCACCGACTTTTGAAACGAAGAAGTTCTGTACCTCTGCAAGGAAGTCTCGGCATGCAGCTTCGACGATATGGCTTACGTCTTTGAATTCGCCGAACAGTTCGAAGCGTTTCGTACGGCACGCCTCTTCGACATAGGGGGTGGGCGGGTTCGCGTTCAGCTGGAACTCCGCCTTGATGCGCTCACCGACCTTGTCGAGCAGGTTGAGTACACCGATGTTTTCCGTACCGCTGCGGTGCGGATATACCGACCTGGCGTTCTCGGAGATCACAACGATATCGGTCGTCTTGCCGCCGACGTCGACGACGCCGATCGGGCGCCGCGCAATCAGCTCTTCTATATACGCATCGAGCGTACCGTCCGGCTGGATGAGCGCATCGTAGAACGCCGCAATGCCCTCGCTGAGCACACCTTGTTTCACGATCTTTGCGATCCCAGGGCCGGCACCAATACGCTGAACCGACATCGCGAGATTTTTCATTTTGCTGCCGATCATTTCCTCGTTCGGTGCACCGTTACGGTAGTACTGGTCGACCGGCAGGCCGGTCACCAAGTAGATCGGGGTGTCCGCCAGGCCGCAAGAGGAAAGCGCATGATTGACCAACACCCGGTTGAGCGAGGACAAGGCGTAGTTTTCCATGCGCGTGTCCAGGGAGCGCAGCAGGCCCTGCCCGTCCGCGATGGTGAAGCGCTGATCGTCGGTCGCATATGCGCCGCCAACGCCACCGTGGCGCCCAAGTGCCATCACCTGCTCCAGGCCTTGGACGGCCCGGGATTTGTGATAGCCGTATTGGAATTCCTTCGTCGCCGGATCCCAGCCAATGCAGGTCTTCACTGTATCGTGTCCATCGTCCTGCCCCACTACGCGCAGAGTTTCAGCCAGAGTGTTATTGCCCATATCGATCCCTCGTATCAAATTGCCCCCCGCAGGCCCCTGCAGCGGGGGTTCAGTTAGATTCACTGCCTGCTTACTTTACATCAACGCAAAGCTCAAAGCAAGGTCAAACGCGGCCATATAGGGACTGAAAAGGCCAAAAAGGGCCATTTCAAGAGCGGAAATATCCAAAATGCAGACACCATTGGGTCAGATAGGCCATATTTGACCCCATATGGGTCTTATTGCATCGTTCACCCAAGTAGTTGCGGTTCTCGACGGATAAGGCAAAAAAAAACCCGGCTGCTAGAGGCGGCCGGGTTTGGAAACTAACTTCCACTGAAGGGCAGGGCGCCTGTCGCGCCCAGCCTTTCATTACTGCTTCGTGTCCGGTCGAACCGGCTCTTCATCCTTCTTGTTGAACGCGGCCAACAGCAGCACGACCTGCAGGCCGAACACCAAGTCCTCTGCTAGCGTCGAACGGGTGTACCACGACATCGGCATTGCCACGGGCGTGCAGGTCAGGCCTACCACATGCTCGCACTGGACAGGCGCATACATCTCCTCCTGCTTCTCATTGTGCAGGTACAGCGTCAGCAGAAACTGCCCGGCAAACGCAACGGCAATTGCCCACGACCGGTGACCGCCAGTCTTCTTGACGAATTTGTCGACCAGGACGGGCAGGAACAGTGCAATGCCGCTGACGTACCACAGCTTGTCGATAATCCAGAAGCCCACGGCCAGGTTCTCCGAATGCGGCATGAACCCCGGCAGCGGCAGCGCCAGGAAAATGGCGTTGACGAGCAGGAATACGGTCATGACGGCCGCGATTGCGACCTGTTCATTCCTTTCGGAATTTTGAAGGATGAGTGCGCCAGCGAAAAACGTCATCATCAGGAAGAGGAAGCCGAATTGCGGTGGCCCACCGGCGACAAGGTAGAGCAGGGCGGTCACGACGTAGGCCCAGGCCCACTTTTTCACGTCGGGAAGGCGGTTTTTGGTAGGGATAGTGACGTGGTCACCGAGGGTTTGTTTTTTGAACATGATTTGTTTTCCAAATTAGGCTTGAGGGAACAGCTTGTGTTTGAAGCGCCGATGCAAAAGCCACGCAACGACCACTTCATTAGTGTGTAGCAACCGAACACCCGAAAAAGTTATTCCGGGCGGGAATGCCGAACTTTTTGCTTTTTAGAGCGAAAAAGATTCGCCGCCAGCGGCAGTGTTGCTAAAAGAAGAAACGAGCTGGCAGGATCGTCACGAATACTTCTGCCTTGTGTAGCACCCGCGATATCGGATTGGTGTATGCCCAACCGTGGGTATCCGCAGTTCGAAAGACAGTCATCGGCAAGCCAGTCTCGTCTGCTGCGCGCATCGCCCCGAGGCGTGCTGCAAGCAGGGGCACCTCGCAGCTGTAGACCGACGCAGCGCGGCTGGTATATGCGGCGAAGCTGCTCTCGAAATCGGGTAGGCCAGGGCGGGGCAGATTCGTGGATTGTTGTTGCGTTAACGCTTGTTGGACGTGCATGTGTGCTCCTTATTGCCGAAAACCGGCGTGGTGAAAGAGCGGAGCCGCATTCGGCTTGCGACATCGGTATGTCGGAAACCGTAGAGAAGGGGAGGGCGACTGCCAAAAGATCGAGGCAGCGCGTGAGTAAGGCGCCGGCAGCGCCCAGACCAGGGATTTCCGGTCTGGGCATGCTTGCGAGTTGGTGTATCAGGACCCAGCCAATCCAGAGCTGGAAGCATCCTGCGGTTCGACACAGCGGAGCAGCATGTGCGTCGCTACGTCCTCGATGAGTTGGCGGATCGGGCGGGGCCCGTCCGGCTCCTTGTCGGGATCGTGGCCGACATTCTGGACGTACCACCGGCAGAGACC
This portion of the Massilia forsythiae genome encodes:
- the parM gene encoding ParM/StbA family protein, producing MGNNTLAETLRVVGQDDGHDTVKTCIGWDPATKEFQYGYHKSRAVQGLEQVMALGRHGGVGGAYATDDQRFTIADGQGLLRSLDTRMENYALSSLNRVLVNHALSSCGLADTPIYLVTGLPVDQYYRNGAPNEEMIGSKMKNLAMSVQRIGAGPGIAKIVKQGVLSEGIAAFYDALIQPDGTLDAYIEELIARRPIGVVDVGGKTTDIVVISENARSVYPHRSGTENIGVLNLLDKVGERIKAEFQLNANPPTPYVEEACRTKRFELFGEFKDVSHIVEAACRDFLAEVQNFFVSKVGDGSDLGAILFVGGGAALIVSALGEDAFASVYKGRRIIAKDPEFANARGMWKYGMFVVSQAERAMPKEDVSKASRSSTVALNP